The [Bacillus] selenitireducens MLS10 genome includes a region encoding these proteins:
- a CDS encoding 5'-nucleotidase C-terminal domain-containing protein yields MAIRKSPCIFGRGALIGSGTTALADEEGNGDTFKLDVLHTNDIHSKIDNFGKLSGLIDDIRSQSENSLYVDAGDIFSGSPVVDLQYGEPIIALLNEMGLDVMTIGNHEFDYGQNHLQDRIEQSEFPWIGANMEVIEPTHHVDQPDPYEIFEFDDVSVGIFGMTQAPPATRPAGIIGMEFHDYVETALEYEYLADEVDILIAVNHIGLSADQALAEEVEFFDAIIGGHSHTRITEPRMVNGTPIVQAGSDANYLGHSTFTLDKETGDVSFDFELNDVREVDESMINETVDAMVQGYLDEAEEILSEVIGHTNTGLNRNDRWEMDVSLGNFWTDSMRNALGTDIAFTNNGGIRANIAAGDITANDIYTTEPFGNEITEIEMVGHDLVEVIEHSYTRSADSFGYQVDLQVSGAEYIIYYNEDETFAGVDFFIDGEPMDMDETYSIAINNFMYEGGDGYEMFAETSELIQEAAGYVAVSMFQYVEELMETEGAVDYAPTEGRIQMLPVDEMTIDLPFTDILENNWAFDYVAHLYGNGIVNGTTETTFSPARDVTRGEFAALVTRSLGLEVADPDGDAPFSDLGATLGSEITAAYDAGLVQGHLDGTFRETASITREEMAVIAARAYEHVTGEDVPTLGEHNHPDFDQVAAFAVEGFGGMIEVGLFEGNLDGELMPKANTQRSEAAKVVYYMSQW; encoded by the coding sequence ATGGCTATTAGGAAGTCTCCCTGCATTTTTGGCAGGGGCGCTTTGATTGGCTCCGGCACAACTGCCTTGGCAGATGAAGAGGGCAATGGTGACACATTCAAACTCGACGTACTCCATACAAATGACATACACTCGAAGATTGATAACTTCGGTAAATTAAGTGGACTGATTGATGATATCCGTTCACAGTCTGAGAATTCCCTGTATGTGGATGCAGGTGATATTTTCAGCGGAAGTCCGGTTGTTGATTTACAATACGGGGAACCGATCATTGCGCTTTTAAATGAAATGGGTCTCGATGTGATGACAATTGGAAACCACGAATTTGATTACGGTCAGAATCACCTTCAGGACCGTATAGAACAGTCCGAATTTCCATGGATTGGAGCGAACATGGAAGTGATTGAGCCGACGCATCATGTCGATCAGCCGGATCCATATGAAATATTTGAATTTGACGATGTGTCTGTCGGTATCTTCGGTATGACGCAGGCTCCTCCGGCTACACGTCCTGCAGGCATCATTGGAATGGAATTTCATGACTATGTAGAAACGGCTCTTGAGTATGAGTATCTTGCTGATGAAGTGGATATTCTCATTGCTGTTAATCATATCGGTTTAAGTGCTGATCAGGCACTTGCAGAAGAAGTGGAGTTCTTTGATGCAATCATTGGCGGTCACTCTCATACCAGAATAACAGAACCGAGAATGGTGAACGGGACACCAATTGTACAGGCAGGCAGTGATGCGAATTATCTTGGTCATTCCACTTTTACACTTGACAAAGAAACTGGCGATGTATCGTTTGATTTTGAGCTGAATGATGTTCGGGAAGTAGATGAATCAATGATCAACGAGACCGTGGATGCTATGGTTCAGGGCTATCTCGATGAAGCGGAAGAGATTCTCAGTGAAGTTATTGGTCACACTAACACAGGTTTGAATCGGAATGACCGTTGGGAAATGGATGTTTCATTAGGGAACTTCTGGACCGATTCCATGCGCAATGCGCTCGGTACAGATATTGCATTCACAAATAATGGCGGAATCCGCGCGAATATTGCTGCAGGGGATATTACAGCAAACGATATTTATACGACTGAACCTTTTGGGAACGAAATCACAGAGATTGAGATGGTCGGCCATGATCTCGTTGAAGTGATTGAACACTCTTATACAAGAAGTGCGGATTCATTTGGTTATCAGGTTGATCTGCAGGTGTCCGGTGCGGAATATATCATTTATTACAATGAGGATGAGACATTTGCCGGAGTCGATTTCTTCATCGACGGCGAACCGATGGATATGGACGAAACCTACAGTATTGCTATTAATAACTTTATGTATGAAGGTGGAGACGGTTACGAAATGTTTGCTGAAACAAGCGAACTGATCCAAGAAGCTGCAGGATACGTTGCCGTATCGATGTTCCAATACGTTGAAGAGCTGATGGAAACGGAGGGTGCCGTTGATTATGCACCAACAGAAGGACGTATTCAAATGCTCCCTGTTGACGAAATGACCATCGATCTTCCATTCACCGATATTCTTGAAAACAACTGGGCATTTGATTATGTGGCACACCTTTATGGTAACGGCATCGTAAATGGTACAACAGAAACAACATTCTCCCCTGCACGTGACGTTACAAGGGGCGAATTTGCAGCACTGGTGACGCGTTCACTAGGGCTTGAAGTGGCTGATCCTGATGGAGATGCTCCGTTTAGCGATCTTGGAGCTACACTCGGAAGTGAGATTACGGCAGCTTACGATGCAGGCCTCGTCCAAGGCCATCTCGATGGCACGTTCCGGGAAACTGCATCGATCACACGTGAGGAAATGGCTGTTATCGCTGCGCGTGCATATGAGCATGTAACGGGTGAAGACGTTCCTACTCTTGGAGAACACAATCACCCTGATTTTGATCAAGTCGCGGCATTTGCCGTTGAAGGCTTTGGTGGTATGATTGAAGTCGGTCTCTTTGAAGGGAACCTTGATGGTGAACTGATGCCAAAGGCGAACACTCAGCGGAGCGAGGCAGCTAAAGTGGTTTATTATATGAGCCAGTGGTAA